The genomic interval AGTTATGGCGCCGATGGTGTCGGTATGTGCCGTTGCCAGCAACAGCCCGAATGCGTCGTCCTCATCGATTTTGAGCGTGCGGCACTGGTAGGCCTTGTTCGCGCCCTCGGCGAGCATGTTGTAGAAAAATGGGAAGAGCGTACCCGACGTGAACTCCTTTCCGCTTTTCGGGAACGACAGAGAAATGGCAGTCTGCTTGTCGTCGGCCAAAAACACATCGTCGTAACGAAAACGATACGTCCCTTCGTCGGTCTCTGTCAGTACGCCGGCCAATACGCCGTCACTGTATATCTCTGCTTGTCTCATTTAACAGTCTCTTTTACTTTCAACAACAATTCCAGACCGAGTATTTCGGCGATCTTCGAGAGCGTAGCTACGGAAGGATTTCCATTTCCTACCTCGATACTCTTGATAATGCGCAGGCTCAACCCTGTATAGTCGGCCAAATCCTGCTGGGTAAGCCCCAACAAAAAGCGCCGTTCCTTGATTATCGAATAGTCCATGAGTGCAATATATTGCCTTTTTCTTGCAAATATAATAAAAATCCCTATACAAGCAATTAAAAGTGCAATAAATTACCCGATAGAATAACATGAGTAGACTTTGAGTTAACCGAGTTAAGTGTTTTTCGGTAAACTTGTTTTATAGAACAGTAATCTTATATCGTCTGAGATATATTTCTGCTAAAAATGCTTAACTCCATTAATTCTCAATAAGATGAATCGGCGAACGCTTTGAAAAGCCGATAATTTTCGTTACCTTTATGGTGATGAAAACGATACTTTATATACACGGTCTATCCTCGTCGGGCGCATCGGGAACGGCGAGGCATTTACAGACTCTATTACCCGATATGCGGGTCATCGCACCCGATCTGCCGATCGACCCCGACGAGGCGCTCACGATGTTGCAGAGGCTGGTTACGAGAGAATGTCCCGATATCGTGATCGGCACTTCGATGGGCGGCATGTTCGCCCAACAACTCTATGATTGTAGAAAGATTCTCGTGAACCCCGCATTCCATGTCTCGCGCACCATGCGACGACAGATCGGCGAATGTCCGTTCCTAAATCCCCGCAAGGACGGTGCGACGAGTTATACGACGATGCCCGAACTTTGCGACCGATACGAAGCGATGGAACATCGTCAGTTCGACGGCATGACCGACGAAGCCGTCACGAGGACCTGGGCGATGTTCGGCGATCGCGATACGACGGTAAATTGCAGGGAGGAGTATTTGCAACGCTATCGCAATTTCGCGACATTCGACGGGGAACACCGATTGCGGTTGGAAGACATCCGCGATGTCGTCGTGCCGCTCATAAGACAAATAGAGTTAGACGAACATCTGACTGAATAATCTAAAAAATAACAATTTAGTTTAACCGGCGAACGACAGTCGCCACTTGGCGTGTTTTACAAAATGTTTTACAAACACTGAAAATTCGGTCGTAATGGACTGCTAATTATCTCGGAATGGGATCTCAAACGTTGTAGAGCGCAACCTTGCCAAGGTTGAGGTCGCGGGTCCGAGTCCCGTTTTCCGCTCTCGAGACCTTTGAAAGAAAAGGCGACAAGAAGAAAGAAACCTTATGTATCAATGATATGTAAGGTTTCTTTCGTTTTCGGAACCTGCGGGAAATGCATTCGGAAGCAGGTCCATACGAGTGCGATTCGTGTCCCATCCGGCCCGGACCGAACCGACCCAACGGCCGCAATCGTTCGGTCCTCATTCCCCAAAATCCGGCACAACCGGTCTCCGGATAAGACGTACCATCCGGAAACCGGATGCACACGACGTCGCCAAAAAACCGTAAAAATGGTATAAATTCCCCTCATACGGTTAGGTCCGGTTCCGGTACGATACGCTACCTTTGTTCCCGACAAAGAACAGAAACGACGGACAGAAACTGTCCGGAAAACGGAACGACTATGACAAGAATCATTTCAAGCATCGCGCTTCTTTCCGTTCTGCTGTCGTGCGGCACGGGAGAGGCGAAACGGCCGGGCATGTGCGCCAAAGAACCGATGGCTCCCGACGGCATCGTGCGGCTGTCGAAAATCGAGGTTTATCCGCAGTATCTCGACGAGTACGTAAAACACGCGGCCGAAGTGGGCGAGGTCTCCCTGCGCACCGAACCGGGCGTGCTGACCATGTATGCCGTGCAGGAAAGGGAGGCTCCCTGCCGCATCACCATTCTCGAAACCTACGCAAGCCGTGCGGCCTACGACAGACATATCGACTCGGAACACTTCCGGAAATACAAGCAGGAAACGCTGCACATGATCGAATCGCTGGAGCTGTCCGACCAGTTGCCGCTCAATCCGGCGAACCGAATCGACAACTTCATGCAATAAACGCAACCGCCATGAACAGGATTCTTTTCATTTCACTATTCAGCATTCTTACACTCAACGTTATGGCACAGGAAAAAATCGTACAGACGGCCGGGCGCGATCAGCTCGGCGATTTCGCGCCCAAATTCGCGGAACTCAACGACGACGTGCTCTTCGGCCAGGTGTGGAGCCGCACCGACCGCCTCGGCCTGCGCGACCGCAGTCTGGTAACCCTCACTTCGCTCATCAGCCAGGGCATCACGGACAGTTCGCTGACCTACCATCTTCAGTCGGCGAAGGAGAACGGCATCACCCGCACCGAGATCGCCGAGATCATCACCCACATCGGCTTCTACGCCGGCTGGCCCAAGGCGTGGGCGGCATTCCGTCTCGCCAAGGAGGTCTGGGTGGAGGATACCTCCGGCGAAGATGCCCGGGCCGCCTTCCAGCGCGAAATGATCTTCCCGATCGGCGAGCCGAACACGGCCTTCGCACAGTATTTCACCGGCAACAGCTACCTGGCCCCGATTTCGCGCGAGCAGGTCTCCGTTTCCAACGTGACCTTCGAGCCGCGCTGCCGCAACCACTGGCACATCCATCGGGCGAAGAGCGGCGGCGGGCAGATGCTCGTCGGCGTAGCCGGACGGGGCTGGTATCAGGAGGAGGGAAAACCCGCACGGGAGATCCTGCCGGGCACGGTGATCCACATTCCCGCCAACGTGAAACACTGGCACGGCGCAGCCGCCGACAGATGGTTCGCCCACCTGGCGTTCGAAATCCCCGGCGAGGACGTCTCGAACGAATGGCTCGAACCCGTCACGGACACGGAGTACGACAAACTCAAATAGACAAACCGATCCGATATGCGAAAACTGCTATTCGCGCTGTCGGCAGCAGCGGGGATCGCCGCCGCGGCATGCGCACAACAACGACAGAACATGTACAAGGAAACATCCGACAACCGAATCCTGATAGCCTATTTCTCGGCGACCGGCACGACGGCGCGCGCCGCCGAAAGGCTGGCCGAAGCCACGGGAGGCACGCTTTACGCGATTGTCCCGTCCCGGCCCTACACGCCCGACGACCTCGACTGGCACGACAAGCGGTCGCGCAGCTCCGCGGAAATGAACGATCCGCAGGCCCGTCCGGCCATCGGCGGCAGACAGCCGGACACGGAGGACTACGACACGGTTTTCATCGGCTATCCGATCTGGTGGGACCTCGCGCCCCGGATCATCGACACGTTCATCGAAAGCCACGACCTGAAGGGCAAGACGGTCATCCCGTTCGCCACGTCGGGAGGGAGCGGCATCGCCCATAGCGCGGAGGCCCTGAGAAAATCCCATCCCGGACCGGACTGGAAGGAGGGAAGACTGCTCAACCGCACCGACGAAAAGAGCCTCCGGGAGTGGGCCGAAAGTCTGCAACGATAGTCTTTTCCCTGCGGTAGCCGGCAACGGAGCGTATGCCCCGGGCCGGGAGGTTCTCCGGCTACCGCAGACAAAGTGGGCAGCAATGAACCGGGACCCTTCCGGACGGCTTTTCGGAGCCGCCCGGAAGCGGGTTTCCGGAAAATCCGTCTCCGCCGCGGTTCTTTTCCCGGCCAGGACGGATTTCATGCTGCCGTCAGGTTCCGTGCCGTCCGGAAGAGCTGACAACCGTCCGGAAGGTCCGTTTGCAAAACCGGACGTCGCATTTTTTCCGAGAATATTCATATATTTGCAGGAGCGGGCCGTCTTTGCCGGACAAACCCGCGGCAACGGAAAACAGCTGTCACGGAAGAACGTATGAAAAATTATCGGAACCTGCTTCTATACACCGGTGCATTCGCCGCACTCTGCCCCGCGGACGCCTCGGCGCAGGCACGGAAATCCGTTCCGAACATCCTCCTCATCCTCTGCGACGACATGGGCTACGGAGATCTGGGATGCTACGGGCAGAAATACATCCGCACACCCCATATCGACAGCATGGCCCGCCGGGGGATGCGTTTCACGCAGGCCTATGCGGGAAGTCCGGTGAGCGCACCGTCCCGCGCCTCGCTGATGACGGGACAGCACGCCGGACACGGGCATGTCCGCGGCAACCGGGAGTACTGGCCCGGCTCCCCGGAGATCGTGTACGGCCAAAACCGCGACTACGGCGTAGTGGGGCAGGAGCCCTACGACCCCGGACACGTCATACTGCCCGAGATCATGAAGAAGAACGGATATGCGACGGGCATGTTCGGGAAGTGGGCCGGAGGCTACGAAGGCTCCTGCTCCACGCCGGACAAACGGGGCATCGACGAATTTTACGGGTTCGTCTGCCAGTTTCAGGCGCACCTCTACTATCCCAACTTCCTGAACCGTTACAGCGCCTCGAAAGGCGACACGACCACGGTGCGGATCATCCTGGAGGACAACATCCAGCATCCCATGTACGGGGAGGGCTATGAAAAACGGCCCCAATACTCGGCCGACATGATCCACCGGGAGGCCCTGCGATGGTTGGACTCTCGGGACGGCGAACGGCCCTTTTTCGGACTTTTCACCTACACTCTGCCGCACGCCGAGCTGCGCCAGCCCGACGACTCCATCCTGCAATACTACAAAAAACGGTTCTTCGTGGACAAGACGTGGGGCGGCAGCGAGGGGTCGCGCTACAATCCGGTGGAACACACGCACGCCGAATTCGCGGCCATGATCACGCGCCTCGACATCTACGTGGGGGAGATTCTCGCCAAACTGAAGGAGAAAGGGCTGGAGGAGAACACGCTGGTCATCTTCACCAGCGACAACGGCCCTCACGAGGAGGGCGGGGCCGATCCGGAGTTTTTCGGCCGCGACGGCAAATTGCGGGGACTGAAACGGCAGTGCTACGAGGGCGGTATCCGCGTTCCGTTCATCGCCTACTGGCCCGGACACGTCCCGGCCGGCACCGAGAACGACCACATGCTGGCCTTCTACGACGTCTTGCCCACGTTCTGCGACCTGATCGGCGACAGACGCTTCCCGCGGAAATACCTGAACCCGGACCTCGAGGGCGACTGCTTCGACGGCATCTCCTTCCTGCCCGCGCTGCTGGGCGACGACGCCCGTCAGCAGCGGCACGAATTCCTCTACTGGGAATTCCACGAAACCGACCAGATCGGTGTCCGAATGGGGGATTGGAAGCTGGTGGTCAAGAGCGGAAAGCCCCGCCTCTACGACCTGTCGCGGGACCTCCACGAGGATTGCGATCTGGCCGGCCGGTATCCCGAGGTGGTGGAACGGATGGTCGGCATCGTCCTGCGCGAACACACGCCCAGCGAACTGTTCCGGGTCACACTGCCGGAAATATAAACCGCGCGATCCCCATACAGCATTGAATCAAAACCGACAAAACCAGATTACATGAACCCGAGAATCAATATCCTGGCAGCGCTCACGCTGCTGTCGGCGCAGACCGCCGCTGCCGACAACCCCTACCGGTACGACGTACAGACCGTGTCGGTGAACAAGGTCCCGCCCCGCACCGACTTCATGTCCTATCCCTCGAGGGACGGGGCGCTGACCATGCGCTACGAGAAGAGCCCCTTCTATCTGCCGCTCAACGGCACGTGGAAGTTCCTCTTCGCCGAGGATGCCCGCGATCTGCCCGCCGACGCCACGGACCCCGCGACCGACGCCTCGGGGTGGGATGACATCGAAGTGCCCGGAAACTGGGAGCGCCAGGGGTTCGGGACGGCCATATACACCAACCATCAGTACGAGTTCGCGACCTACCGTCCCCAGCCGCCCCGGCTCCCCGAGGCGAATCCCGCAGGGATATACCGCCGGGAGTTCGAAATTCCGGACGAATGGAACGGCCGCAACGTTTTCCTGCACCTCGCAGGAGCCAAGTCGGGCGTATATGTCTATGTGAACGGACACGAGGCGGGCTACAACGAGGATTCGAAGAACCCCGCGGAGTTCCTCATCGACGAATACCTCCGGCCCGGACGGAACACGCTGACCATAAAGATCTACCGCTGGAGCACCGGCTCCTGGCTCGAATGTCAGGACTTCTGGCGCATGAGCGGCATCGAGCGCGACGTGTTCCTCTGGTCGCAGCCGCTCGTCGCCGTGCGGGACTTCCGCATCAAATCGACGCTCGACGAGGCATGCCGGGACGGAATATTCGCCCTGGAGGCCGATCTGACCAACCGAACCGAAAGCGATGCCGAAGCGACGCTGAGCTACGAGCTGCTCGACGACGCGGGCCGGCAGGTCGCGGCAGGGCAGCGCGACGCAATGATCGCAGCCGGCGGATGCCGCACCCTCCGGTTCGAGGCCGGCATCCCCGGCGTCAAGGCCTGGAGCGCGGAGCGCCCCGATCTCTACACCCTGCTGATGACCCTCCGCGGCCCCGGCGGGGAGACCGAAACGGTGCCCTACCGCGTAGGGTTCCGCCGTTTCGAGTTCGCCCGGCTGGACGAACGGGCCGAAAACGGCGAGCCCTACCGCGTACTGCTGGTGAACGGGCAGCCCGTGAAGTTCAAGGGCGTGAACATCCACGAACACCATCCCGTGACGGGACACTACGTCACGGAGGAGGTGATGCGCCGCGACTTCGAGCTGATGAAACGACACAACTTCAACGCCGTGAGGCTCTGCCACTACCCCCAGGACCGGAAATTCTACGAGCTGTGCGACGAATACGGGCTCTACATCTACGACGAAGCCAACATCGAGTCGCACGGCATGTACTACGACCTGCGCAAGGGCGGCACGCTGGGCAACGACCCCGCCTGGCTGAAACCCCACATGGAGCGCACGCGCAACATGTTCGAACGGAACAAGAACCACGCATCGGTCACATTCTGGTCGCTGGGAAACGAGGCCGGAAACGGATACAACTTCTACCAAACCTACCTTTGGACGAAGGCCGCCGACAGCGCCTGGATGAACCGGCCTGTCAATTACGAACGGGCGCAGTGGGAGTGGAATACGGACATGTACGTTCCGCAGTATCCCGGCGCGGGATGGCTGGAAGAGATCGGACGCAAGGGCAGCGACCGGCCCGTGATGCCGTCGGAGTACGCTCATGCGATGGGCAACTCGACCGGAAACTTCGTCGGACAGTGGGACGCGATCTACCGCTATCCCAACCTGCAGGGCGGATTTCTCTGGGACTGGGTGGACCAGGGCCTGCTGGAGCACGACGCCCAGGGACGCCCTTTCTGGGCCTACGGAGGGGATTTCGGCGGGGAATACACCCCCAGCGACGGGAATTTCTGCTGCAACGGCCTCGTACTGCCCGACCGCACGCCGCATCCGGCGCTCGCGGAGGTGAAGTACGTGCAGCAGGACTTCGGATTCGAATCCGAAGGAGCGGGCCGCGTGCGCATCACCAACCGATTCTACTTCACACCGTCGGAGAAGTACCGTTTCATCTGCCGCCTCGTGCGCGACGGAAAGACCGTGCGCGAAAAGGAGCTCGACGTGCGCCTCGCGCCGCAGGAATCGGCCGTCTTCACCACATTCGGTCCCGAAGAGATGCGCGGCGAAGGGGAGTATTTCGCCGATTTCTCCGTCACCACGCGCGAAGCCTCGAAGGCCGTTCCCGCAGGTTATGAGATCGCCGCGGGGCAGATCCCGCTGGGAGGGACCCCGAAGAAGGCCGACGTGCCGCGGAAAGGCCCCGCACTCGGAGTGAACGACGACGGGGAGCGGATCGCCGTCTCGTCGCCGCGCGTGCGCTTCGTATTCGATCGCCGGAGCGGTTCGGTGACGTCCTATGCCGTGAACGGCGTCGAGTACTTCGCCGACGGATTCGGTCCGAGGCCCAATTTCTGGCGCGCCCCGACGGACAACGACTACGGAAACGCCATGCCCGAGCGGCTGCAGGTGTGGAAGACGTCGAGCCGCGAGTTCGACGTCGTGGAGGCCGCGGCCGTGAAAACCGGAGACGCCGTACGCATCGAGGCCGCCTACCTGCTCGCCGCGGGAAACCTCTGCATCATGCGCTATACGGTCCATCCGTCGGGTGTCGTCGAAACCCGCATGACCTTCACGTCCACCGACGCGGAGGCCGTGGCCACGGAGCTCTCCGAAGCCGCCCGGACCGCGACGTTCTCCCCGGGCAGCGAGAAGGCCCGCAGCGAGGCGGCGAAGCTCGACGTGCCGCGCATCGGAGTCCGCTTCCGGATGCCCCTCGCGATGAGGCAGGTCGAGTACTACGGCCGCGGCCCCGGCGAAAACTACGCGGACAGAAACGCCGGGGCGTTCGTGGGACTGTACAGCACATCGGCCGACGAAATGTATTTCCCCTACGTCCGGCCGCAGGAGAACGGACACCGTACCGACACGCGCCGCGTGCGGTTCGGCAAACGGCACGGCCTGGAGATCGTGGCCGACAGTCTCTTCGGATTCAACGCCCTGAGAAACGCCGTGGAGGATTTCGACGGAGAGGAGGCTGTCCGAAGACCGTACCAATGGCGCAACCTGACCCCTGCGGACAAGGAGCACGACGAAGCGGCCGCCCGCAACGTCAGACCCCGGCAGACGCATATCGACGACATCACGCCCCGCGACTTCGTGGAGGTCTGCATCGACATGAAGCAGCAGGGGGTGGGCGGATACGACAGTTGGGGAGCCATGCCCGAACCGCAGCACAGAATCCCCGCGGACAGCACGTACAACTGGGGATTCGTCATCATTCCGTTCTGATGCAAAGTATGAAATAACCGAATCGAATACCTGACAATGAAACGATTATTATTGCCGTTGCTGCTGACAGGCGTAGCTGCCGCGGGCGAAGCGTGCTGCGGCTCCGGAGCCGCACAGCGGGAGGAGACCTACTACGAAAAACACGTCGCATTCGGCGATGCCACGCAGGAAGAGAAGCTCTCCATGGCCGCGCGGCTCGTGCCGACCCCCGAACAACTGGCCTGGCAACAATGGGAGCTGACGGCATTCATCCACTTCACGGTCAATACGTTCACCGACAAGGAATGGGGTGACGGCAAGGAGTCGCCCGACGTGTTCGCCCCCACGGAAATCGACACCGACCAATGGGTCGAAACGCTCCGGGACGCCGGCTTCGGAATGGTGATGCTCACGGCCAAGCACCACGACGGATTCTGCCTCTGGCCCACCCAAACCACGGAGCACTCGGTGAAGAACTCCCGCTGGATGGAGGGCCGCGGCGACGTGGTGGCGATGCTCCGCCGCTCATGCGACAAGTACGGTGTGAAAATGGGTCTTTACGTCTCGCCGTGGGACCGCAACGCCGCCTGCTACGGCACGGGGAAGGCCTACGACGATTTTTTCGTGCGGCAGATCACCGAACTGCTGACCGGCTACGGCGAGATCGCCGAGGTATGGTTCGACGGCGCCAACGGCTCGGAGGCCGACGGCAAGCGTCAGGTTTACGACTGGGCCCGTTACATACGCACCGTGAAGGAGCTGCAACCCGGAGCCGTCACGGCCATCATGGGCGACGACATCCGCTGGGTGGGCAACGAAGCGGGCAGGGGACGCGCCGAGGAGTGGAGCGCCACGGCCCTGGCCCCTGCGAGTGTCGGGCTGAAGGATCCGACGCCCGCCGTCGAAGCCCTCACCGAGACCTCGCCCGATCTGGGCAGCCGTGCGATCCTCGACGAAGCGAAGGAGCTGTTCTGGTATCCCTCGGAGGTGGACGTGTCGATCC from Alistipes dispar carries:
- a CDS encoding HipA N-terminal domain-containing protein, producing MRQAEIYSDGVLAGVLTETDEGTYRFRYDDVFLADDKQTAISLSFPKSGKEFTSGTLFPFFYNMLAEGANKAYQCRTLKIDEDDAFGLLLATAHTDTIGAITVKKI
- a CDS encoding helix-turn-helix transcriptional regulator is translated as MDYSIIKERRFLLGLTQQDLADYTGLSLRIIKSIEVGNGNPSVATLSKIAEILGLELLLKVKETVK
- a CDS encoding YqiA/YcfP family alpha/beta fold hydrolase; its protein translation is MKTILYIHGLSSSGASGTARHLQTLLPDMRVIAPDLPIDPDEALTMLQRLVTRECPDIVIGTSMGGMFAQQLYDCRKILVNPAFHVSRTMRRQIGECPFLNPRKDGATSYTTMPELCDRYEAMEHRQFDGMTDEAVTRTWAMFGDRDTTVNCREEYLQRYRNFATFDGEHRLRLEDIRDVVVPLIRQIELDEHLTE
- a CDS encoding putative quinol monooxygenase, whose product is MTRIISSIALLSVLLSCGTGEAKRPGMCAKEPMAPDGIVRLSKIEVYPQYLDEYVKHAAEVGEVSLRTEPGVLTMYAVQEREAPCRITILETYASRAAYDRHIDSEHFRKYKQETLHMIESLELSDQLPLNPANRIDNFMQ
- a CDS encoding carboxymuconolactone decarboxylase family protein; this encodes MNRILFISLFSILTLNVMAQEKIVQTAGRDQLGDFAPKFAELNDDVLFGQVWSRTDRLGLRDRSLVTLTSLISQGITDSSLTYHLQSAKENGITRTEIAEIITHIGFYAGWPKAWAAFRLAKEVWVEDTSGEDARAAFQREMIFPIGEPNTAFAQYFTGNSYLAPISREQVSVSNVTFEPRCRNHWHIHRAKSGGGQMLVGVAGRGWYQEEGKPAREILPGTVIHIPANVKHWHGAAADRWFAHLAFEIPGEDVSNEWLEPVTDTEYDKLK
- a CDS encoding flavodoxin, with translation MRKLLFALSAAAGIAAAACAQQRQNMYKETSDNRILIAYFSATGTTARAAERLAEATGGTLYAIVPSRPYTPDDLDWHDKRSRSSAEMNDPQARPAIGGRQPDTEDYDTVFIGYPIWWDLAPRIIDTFIESHDLKGKTVIPFATSGGSGIAHSAEALRKSHPGPDWKEGRLLNRTDEKSLREWAESLQR
- a CDS encoding arylsulfatase; amino-acid sequence: MKNYRNLLLYTGAFAALCPADASAQARKSVPNILLILCDDMGYGDLGCYGQKYIRTPHIDSMARRGMRFTQAYAGSPVSAPSRASLMTGQHAGHGHVRGNREYWPGSPEIVYGQNRDYGVVGQEPYDPGHVILPEIMKKNGYATGMFGKWAGGYEGSCSTPDKRGIDEFYGFVCQFQAHLYYPNFLNRYSASKGDTTTVRIILEDNIQHPMYGEGYEKRPQYSADMIHREALRWLDSRDGERPFFGLFTYTLPHAELRQPDDSILQYYKKRFFVDKTWGGSEGSRYNPVEHTHAEFAAMITRLDIYVGEILAKLKEKGLEENTLVIFTSDNGPHEEGGADPEFFGRDGKLRGLKRQCYEGGIRVPFIAYWPGHVPAGTENDHMLAFYDVLPTFCDLIGDRRFPRKYLNPDLEGDCFDGISFLPALLGDDARQQRHEFLYWEFHETDQIGVRMGDWKLVVKSGKPRLYDLSRDLHEDCDLAGRYPEVVERMVGIVLREHTPSELFRVTLPEI
- a CDS encoding glycoside hydrolase family 2 TIM barrel-domain containing protein yields the protein MNPRINILAALTLLSAQTAAADNPYRYDVQTVSVNKVPPRTDFMSYPSRDGALTMRYEKSPFYLPLNGTWKFLFAEDARDLPADATDPATDASGWDDIEVPGNWERQGFGTAIYTNHQYEFATYRPQPPRLPEANPAGIYRREFEIPDEWNGRNVFLHLAGAKSGVYVYVNGHEAGYNEDSKNPAEFLIDEYLRPGRNTLTIKIYRWSTGSWLECQDFWRMSGIERDVFLWSQPLVAVRDFRIKSTLDEACRDGIFALEADLTNRTESDAEATLSYELLDDAGRQVAAGQRDAMIAAGGCRTLRFEAGIPGVKAWSAERPDLYTLLMTLRGPGGETETVPYRVGFRRFEFARLDERAENGEPYRVLLVNGQPVKFKGVNIHEHHPVTGHYVTEEVMRRDFELMKRHNFNAVRLCHYPQDRKFYELCDEYGLYIYDEANIESHGMYYDLRKGGTLGNDPAWLKPHMERTRNMFERNKNHASVTFWSLGNEAGNGYNFYQTYLWTKAADSAWMNRPVNYERAQWEWNTDMYVPQYPGAGWLEEIGRKGSDRPVMPSEYAHAMGNSTGNFVGQWDAIYRYPNLQGGFLWDWVDQGLLEHDAQGRPFWAYGGDFGGEYTPSDGNFCCNGLVLPDRTPHPALAEVKYVQQDFGFESEGAGRVRITNRFYFTPSEKYRFICRLVRDGKTVREKELDVRLAPQESAVFTTFGPEEMRGEGEYFADFSVTTREASKAVPAGYEIAAGQIPLGGTPKKADVPRKGPALGVNDDGERIAVSSPRVRFVFDRRSGSVTSYAVNGVEYFADGFGPRPNFWRAPTDNDYGNAMPERLQVWKTSSREFDVVEAAAVKTGDAVRIEAAYLLAAGNLCIMRYTVHPSGVVETRMTFTSTDAEAVATELSEAARTATFSPGSEKARSEAAKLDVPRIGVRFRMPLAMRQVEYYGRGPGENYADRNAGAFVGLYSTSADEMYFPYVRPQENGHRTDTRRVRFGKRHGLEIVADSLFGFNALRNAVEDFDGEEAVRRPYQWRNLTPADKEHDEAAARNVRPRQTHIDDITPRDFVEVCIDMKQQGVGGYDSWGAMPEPQHRIPADSTYNWGFVIIPF
- a CDS encoding alpha-L-fucosidase, which gives rise to MKRLLLPLLLTGVAAAGEACCGSGAAQREETYYEKHVAFGDATQEEKLSMAARLVPTPEQLAWQQWELTAFIHFTVNTFTDKEWGDGKESPDVFAPTEIDTDQWVETLRDAGFGMVMLTAKHHDGFCLWPTQTTEHSVKNSRWMEGRGDVVAMLRRSCDKYGVKMGLYVSPWDRNAACYGTGKAYDDFFVRQITELLTGYGEIAEVWFDGANGSEADGKRQVYDWARYIRTVKELQPGAVTAIMGDDIRWVGNEAGRGRAEEWSATALAPASVGLKDPTPAVEALTETSPDLGSRAILDEAKELFWYPSEVDVSIRPGWFYHASEDEKVRSLEALKEIYFASVGSNSVLLLNVPPDRRGRIHENDARRLHEFGEWLRRSFARNLAAGGDTLWTARADEAREFDVKDGPFDAVMLQEEIAKGQRVERFRIEISDDGRTWETAAEGTTIGYKRIVRLPEARTARKLRVTIDGTRAPARISHVGLYLTE